One segment of Papaver somniferum cultivar HN1 unplaced genomic scaffold, ASM357369v1 unplaced-scaffold_137, whole genome shotgun sequence DNA contains the following:
- the LOC113334579 gene encoding uncharacterized protein LOC113334579 codes for MVKGKMNPLEKMIQLQLLFAEHTPAGLIPKVENHEEDIPRVGRWDIYQISDYIWKTDMTQFSPTPSFVAEFSQLEKQLGISTVVPSKDDLQSWLKAQTIENSHLKEQLQEKQAMLKAVYAIAREGISEGDLSGTAEFKVHKFSCQIMQAMGIDPYKVTQEEFMQHEDDVHGGTEHGATEHEEEELQLVETEQQGDGSTEQEKEKDDAETSFHEEFPCMSLAAGNTPTILQAQTAAEGHKRPLRTYSSSMKSVTTCKTPPKKRPVAKQNPTPTNNVDEEQKKDVEETPVTDEAQKKAADGGVVDGAGDDVDAKAVGDDVTAKVNEDTPATVGDGLVMTAPTQPTPGTFDDSSASTQFEDSMVITTTTPQTQPDNAQTYRLVQLGANPDDMTNVEVSEMIDDIVSNINKIEHGPAVTENAEPTSTATTQENVFSLGLEKTPKHAGELLKEAANTIRER; via the exons atggtgaaaggaaaaatgaatccCCTAGAAAAGATGATACAATTACAG ttaTTGTTTGCTGAACACACGCCAGCAGGATTAATCCCGAAAGTTGAGAACCACGAGGAAGATATCCCGAGGGTTGGGAGATGGGATATATACCAGATTTCTGATTACATTTGGAAAACAGACATGACACAGTTTTCG ccaactcctagctttgtggctgagttttcacagcttgagaAGCAGCTGGGTATATCAACCGTGGTACCCAGCAAGGACGACCTGCAAAGTTGGCTGAAAGCGCAAACTATTGAGAATAGCCATCTGAAAGAGCAACTGCAAGAAAAGCAAGCAATGCTTAAAGCAGTGTATGCAATTGCAAGAGAAGGGATATCAGAAGGGGACCTTTCAGGAACAGCGGAATTCAAGGTtcacaaatttagttgccaaattatgcaagcaatgggtattgatccttacaaagtgacccaggaagagtttatgcaacatgaagatgatgtacatggaggtactgagcatggagctactgagcatgaagaagaagagttacaatTAGTTGAGACAGAGCAACAAGGAGATGGAAGTACtgagcaagagaaagagaaagatgacgcggaaacttccttccatgaagaat ttccatgtatgagccttgcagctggaaatacgccaacaattctgcaagctcaaactgctgcagaggGGCACAAAAGACCACTCAGGACATATAGTTCGAGTATGAAGAGTGTGACAACTTGCaagactccaccaaagaaaaggCCTGTCGCAAAGCAAAATCCCACTCCTACAAATAATGTTgatgaggagcagaagaaagatgTTGAAGAGACACCTGTTACGGATGAGGCACAGAAGAAAGCTGCAGATGGTGGAGTTGTGGATGGGGCAGGTGATGATGTAGATGCAAAAGCCGTAGGTGATGATGTTACTGCAAAAGTCAATGAGGATACACCTGCAACTGTTGGTGACGGTTTGGTTATGACTGCTCCAACTCAGCCAACTCCTGGAACTTTTGATGACAGTTCTGCTTCAACACAGTTTGAGGACTCCATGGTGATAACTACTACAACACCGCAAACACAGCCTGACAATGCTCAGACCTACAGGTTGGTGCAACTAGGAGCTAACCCCGATGATATGACGAATGTTGAAGTGAGTGAAATGATAGATGACATCGTCAGCAACATTAACAAAATTGAACATGGACCCGCAGTGACGGAGAATGCAGAACCTACCTCAACTG CTACAACGCAGGAAAACGTTTTTAGCCTTGGATTAGAAAAAACTCCAAAACATGCAGGAGAGTTACTGAAGGAAGCTGCGAATACAATAAGAGAAAG gtga